A single region of the Prosthecobacter debontii genome encodes:
- the alaS gene encoding alanine--tRNA ligase, protein MSAKIPTAAEIRATFLDFFKEKQHTIVPSDNVGYTSRDGARIFTNAGMNQFVPIFLGERQADVDTWPGVLSKGLPTRAADTQKCIRAGGKHNDLEDVGLDTYHHTFFEMLGNWSFGDYFKKEAISWSWELIVERFKFPPSRVFATIYQPNKEKGDPADRDQESWELWAEKFRSVGLDPEIHIVNGNKKDNFWMMADTGPCGPCTEIHIDLTPGPINLDEDRQRAGAKLVNGSDASCIEIWNNVFIQYNANPDGTFTPLPAQHVDTGMGFERLTSIIQGTKNFTDFETAKISNYDTDVFEPIFNELTKLSGKHYLSTLPIANEQGHVIPVTDQEKIDVAFRVIADHLRTLSFSIADGIQPGNSDRNYTLRRILRRAVKYGRTLEFKEPFFYKLVDVLAQHMGDVFPELRVKKDQIKSVLKLEEEAFNRTLDRGIALFESEASSRPSISGDFAFQLYDTFGFPLDLTELLARERGLTVDTIGFEKLMEEQKQRAREAGQKNKKVVSMTEIETKDATQFLGYDELSTEAKVLEVVSMKDKTAVVLDRSVCYAEMGGQVGDSGQIILGANAYPVSSTTKVGNTWLHFIEGEEAPATGAEIQLEVDATRRHAIERHHTATHILHWALHEVVSQDATQKGSNVNPDKLTFDFNSGALTPGQLADIERLANERIVANDTVSWTEVPYTDVKANASIMQLFGEKYPEVVRVVQIGGKAHALNGYSMELCGGTHTRHTGEIGLFRLVGEGAVAAGVRRIEAIAGLEAYNAARADAELLKVLSGKVGSQGIHDLEKKIENLLAQQKELEKSLKAAQQREASGKAKELIATAENNVLIANLGDVDGDYAMAVNDALKGVFNGVVVLGSTGHGNVTLMATVSKDHQAKVQAGKIIQTIAPIVGGKGGGKPDFARGGGKDVSKIDAALAEARKLVG, encoded by the coding sequence ATGTCCGCTAAGATCCCTACCGCCGCCGAGATTCGCGCCACCTTCCTCGATTTCTTCAAGGAAAAGCAGCACACCATCGTCCCGAGCGACAACGTCGGCTACACCAGCCGCGACGGCGCCCGCATCTTCACCAATGCCGGGATGAACCAATTCGTGCCGATCTTCCTGGGCGAACGCCAAGCCGATGTGGATACCTGGCCGGGCGTGCTTTCCAAAGGCCTGCCCACCCGTGCGGCTGATACGCAGAAGTGCATCCGCGCTGGCGGTAAACACAACGATCTGGAGGATGTGGGTCTGGACACCTACCACCACACCTTCTTCGAGATGTTAGGGAACTGGTCCTTTGGCGACTATTTCAAAAAGGAAGCCATCTCTTGGAGCTGGGAGCTGATCGTCGAGCGCTTCAAATTCCCGCCCAGCCGCGTCTTTGCGACCATCTACCAGCCCAACAAGGAAAAGGGCGACCCTGCCGACCGTGACCAGGAAAGCTGGGAACTCTGGGCCGAGAAATTCCGCAGCGTGGGCCTCGATCCCGAGATCCACATCGTGAATGGCAACAAGAAGGACAACTTCTGGATGATGGCCGACACCGGCCCCTGCGGTCCGTGCACCGAGATCCACATCGATCTCACCCCTGGCCCGATCAACCTGGACGAAGACCGTCAACGTGCCGGTGCCAAGCTGGTGAACGGCAGCGATGCGAGCTGCATCGAGATCTGGAACAACGTGTTCATTCAGTACAACGCCAACCCAGATGGCACCTTCACACCACTGCCTGCTCAGCACGTGGACACGGGCATGGGTTTCGAGCGCCTCACCTCCATCATCCAGGGCACGAAGAACTTCACGGATTTCGAAACCGCCAAGATCAGCAACTACGACACCGATGTGTTTGAGCCGATCTTCAACGAGCTCACCAAACTCAGCGGCAAACACTACCTGAGCACGCTGCCTATCGCCAATGAGCAGGGTCACGTGATCCCCGTGACCGACCAGGAGAAGATTGATGTCGCCTTCCGCGTCATTGCTGACCACCTGCGCACTCTGAGCTTCTCCATTGCCGATGGCATCCAACCCGGCAACAGCGACCGCAACTACACCCTCCGCCGCATCCTGCGCCGCGCCGTGAAGTATGGCCGCACGCTCGAGTTTAAAGAGCCTTTCTTCTACAAGCTCGTGGACGTGCTCGCCCAGCACATGGGTGACGTGTTCCCCGAACTGCGCGTGAAAAAGGACCAGATCAAGAGCGTGCTGAAGCTGGAGGAAGAGGCGTTCAATCGGACGTTGGATCGCGGTATTGCCCTCTTCGAATCCGAAGCTTCCAGCAGGCCATCCATTTCAGGCGACTTTGCTTTCCAGCTCTACGACACCTTCGGCTTCCCTCTCGATCTCACTGAGCTTCTCGCCCGCGAACGTGGCTTGACCGTGGACACCATCGGTTTTGAAAAACTGATGGAGGAGCAGAAGCAGCGTGCTCGTGAGGCAGGTCAGAAGAATAAGAAGGTGGTCTCGATGACGGAGATCGAAACCAAGGACGCCACGCAGTTCCTCGGTTACGATGAACTCAGCACCGAAGCCAAGGTGCTCGAAGTCGTGTCCATGAAGGACAAGACGGCTGTGGTTCTTGATCGCAGTGTTTGTTATGCCGAAATGGGTGGTCAGGTGGGCGACAGCGGCCAGATCATTCTGGGGGCCAATGCTTACCCGGTCAGCAGCACCACGAAGGTGGGTAATACCTGGCTGCATTTCATCGAAGGCGAAGAAGCCCCGGCTACGGGTGCCGAGATCCAGCTTGAGGTGGACGCCACCCGTCGTCATGCCATCGAGCGTCACCACACCGCCACGCACATCCTGCATTGGGCCCTGCATGAAGTGGTGAGCCAAGATGCCACGCAGAAAGGTTCCAACGTCAATCCCGACAAACTGACCTTCGACTTCAACAGCGGTGCCCTGACTCCTGGCCAGCTTGCCGACATCGAGCGTCTCGCGAATGAGCGCATCGTCGCCAACGACACCGTGTCCTGGACCGAAGTTCCTTATACTGACGTGAAGGCCAATGCTAGCATCATGCAGCTCTTCGGTGAGAAGTATCCTGAAGTGGTCCGCGTGGTGCAGATCGGTGGCAAGGCTCACGCTCTGAATGGCTACAGCATGGAGCTGTGCGGCGGCACTCACACCCGCCACACCGGCGAGATCGGCCTCTTCCGCTTGGTCGGTGAAGGCGCGGTGGCTGCAGGCGTGCGCCGTATCGAAGCCATCGCCGGACTGGAAGCTTACAATGCGGCTCGGGCCGATGCGGAGCTTCTCAAAGTCCTGTCGGGTAAGGTCGGCTCTCAGGGCATCCACGATCTGGAGAAAAAGATCGAGAACCTCCTCGCGCAGCAGAAAGAGCTCGAGAAGTCCCTCAAAGCCGCTCAGCAACGTGAAGCTTCTGGCAAGGCCAAGGAACTCATCGCCACGGCTGAAAACAACGTCCTCATCGCCAATCTCGGTGACGTGGATGGCGATTACGCCATGGCCGTGAATGACGCTCTGAAAGGCGTGTTCAACGGCGTGGTGGTGCTCGGCTCCACCGGCCATGGCAATGTCACCCTCATGGCCACGGTTTCCAAAGATCATCAGGCCAAGGTCCAGGCGGGCAAGATCATCCAGACCATCGCGCCCATCGTCGGCGGCAAAGGCGGCGGTAAACCCGACTTCGCTCGCGGCGGCGGTAAGGACGTGTCGAAGATCGACGCGGCTCTCGCCGAGGCCCGCAAGTTGGTCGGCTAG
- a CDS encoding alpha/beta hydrolase: protein MMKKSWYFLLGTLLVSLNSCTSREGSLTGQPVKPIRVGGFDYQRDIVYTPPSWPQAIPADLYVPQGPGPWPGVLLIHGGSWANTDRRSDMEGIAEHLARRGYVVLNATYRLAPEAIYPAQLHDLQQALRYLRAHAAELHLRADRLAAFGYSAGGQLAAQLGAVNGPASLRIQAVVAGGAPTDLRRFPRSPIVAAYLGGSLAEKPSLHAEASPVTHLDPSDPPVFLYHGTRDTLVPPDQTTRYAAALAQAGIPHELVWQKGRGHVGAFLAYGEILDEAIGFLDRHLRR from the coding sequence ATGATGAAAAAGTCCTGGTATTTCCTTCTCGGCACTCTGCTGGTCTCGCTCAACTCCTGCACGTCTCGGGAGGGTTCCCTCACGGGGCAGCCCGTGAAACCGATCCGCGTGGGTGGCTTTGATTATCAACGCGATATAGTTTACACCCCGCCGAGTTGGCCGCAGGCGATCCCCGCAGATTTGTATGTGCCTCAGGGCCCCGGTCCCTGGCCGGGAGTGTTGCTGATTCACGGCGGTAGCTGGGCCAATACCGACCGCCGCAGTGACATGGAGGGCATTGCCGAACACCTCGCGCGGCGCGGATATGTGGTCCTGAACGCCACCTACCGCCTCGCCCCAGAAGCGATTTACCCGGCTCAGCTTCACGACCTCCAGCAGGCCTTGCGCTACCTGCGTGCCCACGCGGCAGAACTGCATCTGCGTGCTGACCGCCTGGCTGCCTTTGGGTATTCGGCAGGCGGGCAACTGGCGGCCCAACTCGGCGCCGTCAACGGTCCCGCGAGTTTGCGGATTCAGGCCGTGGTGGCGGGTGGAGCACCCACAGACCTTCGTCGCTTCCCACGCAGTCCCATCGTCGCCGCCTATTTAGGCGGTTCACTGGCGGAAAAACCCAGCCTTCATGCCGAGGCCTCGCCCGTGACTCATCTCGACCCTTCCGACCCTCCCGTGTTCCTTTATCACGGCACACGCGACACCCTCGTGCCGCCAGATCAAACCACCCGCTATGCCGCGGCACTGGCCCAGGCAGGCATCCCACATGAACTGGTCTGGCAAAAAGGGCGTGGCCACGTTGGGGCCTTCTTGGCCTATGGAGAGATTCTGGATGAAGCCATCGGCTTTCTGGACCGGCATTTGAGGCGATGA
- a CDS encoding serine/threonine-protein kinase, whose translation MSPGPSDLDDDEVPSFQAIIENSLNEENLPTASWYGPEMLPRAVVMQHLPHYERWEFLGAGGMGIVYKAWHRELMRWAAIKFLIPRQASSPRALARFQNEAAVLARLHHANIVPVHDFGSEGDVAWLVMEYVDGIPLALWAKQAVRKPIETAQMLAKIARAVGVAHAAGIVHRDLKPGNILVVDNEPVLLDFGLAQHAAWQHDTRLTEAGELAGTVAYLAPEQVDPTLGEPSPATDVHACGVMLFELLAGRLPRSGLASQIITRLHEDKQPPRLGSAVKSVRKELDAICWRSMQRIPEDRYANGTSLAEDLERFLDGRPVRARNPDWLETAYLTVRRYPWLIAAASVALFAMVIAVWSIRRMEWSKERASLLSEIHHQLASPDWTSERLALTEKNLSKMKTLDTVFGRYLTESLINRTHAEVVRLMDEPRLSEQERDQVGEFIAVLKSKKYPEAEALAQDWAARDLAWETIGSFNAISGQGMAPNVLRRGGWKMLSDGIHAVPKSSGQTWSSLLGVQKVEGAIEIEVEFGPHWQQSKACGINLLIPALKDVRFFVYQAERFANLLPTFENPQKEMVMAISVEDAPVTYMLLPPEVQKSSHLVMRGRYENGDMQMSLNGGDLLHFTSVFDLARPLTNTSFSIVLPSETSLHRVELRRRNMTVPASPFAKADDLVSAGHPEEAIKIYEKYLNRASVQTECRFKYAACLDSLGRPVDAIQVWQQVAEESQEPWKSFAMYELWRCQLSQGDMESANAWFDLLMATRLPQIVAMGIPTAERLLLNQHYLPFTRSLNCLRLLPNQIEDIDRAVRVQKFLGADDREIAVRVAMAFHFAERDNQARQYFSRAISAIRPSTVLPQAEAELTLSCLDQWASVGASDGDEIFQVSLKAWLEAVRGRPVPYRAIPQLEDLRRRLRRGVVLKPPHLELLNGLISAPDVLARHRIEACLMAGEIEKDPVRQQAVWKQAAELLQLKEVVQDYSQQKLHVEFVARSLARGWTPNQTIEWMAAVLGKTRPLVQKERWAGPLIGSLSGEEFARAFNRVLHTERGRQFAHDYILRSRLARDLAKEAFQMVLVAIFSEGTGERIEDPLVTKNAELLVRAFCNHQLSEVSLMQFHILWSGIKTPATWDVLIENLDPGFKESLAALLAKRYQKLGKSEESAEFTRLSEKEKPAPKTTQVSQ comes from the coding sequence ATGAGTCCCGGTCCTTCAGACTTAGATGATGATGAAGTGCCCTCTTTTCAGGCCATCATCGAGAATTCATTGAATGAAGAGAATCTCCCGACCGCTTCCTGGTATGGGCCTGAGATGCTTCCACGTGCCGTCGTGATGCAGCATTTACCCCATTACGAGCGTTGGGAGTTTCTGGGAGCCGGTGGCATGGGTATCGTTTATAAAGCTTGGCACAGGGAACTGATGCGGTGGGCCGCGATTAAATTCCTGATCCCCCGCCAAGCCAGCTCACCCCGAGCGCTGGCGCGATTCCAAAACGAAGCGGCTGTGCTCGCGCGCCTGCATCATGCCAATATCGTCCCGGTTCATGACTTTGGTTCGGAAGGCGATGTGGCGTGGCTTGTCATGGAGTATGTGGATGGCATACCGTTGGCGTTATGGGCTAAACAAGCGGTCCGAAAACCCATCGAAACGGCTCAAATGCTGGCCAAGATCGCCCGCGCAGTCGGGGTCGCCCATGCGGCTGGCATCGTTCATCGTGACTTGAAGCCGGGCAATATTTTGGTGGTGGATAATGAGCCCGTGCTTCTGGATTTCGGTCTCGCTCAGCATGCCGCATGGCAGCATGATACTCGCCTCACCGAGGCGGGTGAGCTTGCTGGCACCGTGGCTTACCTGGCACCAGAACAGGTGGACCCAACCCTGGGTGAACCCTCCCCGGCGACCGACGTCCATGCCTGTGGGGTGATGTTGTTCGAGCTCTTGGCAGGGCGGCTGCCACGTTCAGGCTTGGCCTCTCAAATCATTACCAGGCTGCATGAAGATAAACAACCACCACGCCTGGGGAGCGCGGTCAAATCGGTTCGCAAGGAGCTTGATGCCATCTGCTGGAGATCCATGCAGCGCATCCCGGAAGATCGATATGCCAACGGGACGTCACTGGCTGAAGATTTGGAACGCTTTTTAGATGGCCGACCTGTCCGTGCCAGGAATCCCGACTGGTTGGAAACGGCCTATCTCACAGTACGACGCTATCCATGGCTCATTGCGGCAGCAAGCGTGGCCCTCTTTGCCATGGTGATCGCCGTCTGGTCCATCCGACGCATGGAGTGGAGTAAGGAGCGCGCAAGTCTTCTCTCCGAAATCCATCATCAATTGGCCAGTCCCGACTGGACCTCCGAACGGCTGGCCCTCACAGAGAAAAACTTATCTAAAATGAAGACCCTCGACACGGTCTTCGGCAGGTATCTCACAGAATCTCTCATCAACCGAACTCATGCCGAGGTCGTTCGGCTGATGGATGAGCCTCGCCTTTCGGAACAGGAACGGGATCAAGTTGGCGAATTCATCGCTGTTTTAAAAAGCAAAAAATATCCCGAGGCAGAGGCGTTGGCACAAGACTGGGCTGCACGTGACTTGGCGTGGGAGACGATCGGAAGTTTCAATGCCATTTCGGGTCAGGGAATGGCGCCAAATGTTTTGCGCAGGGGTGGGTGGAAAATGTTATCCGATGGAATCCATGCCGTTCCCAAATCGTCTGGCCAGACGTGGAGTTCCCTGTTGGGGGTCCAGAAAGTGGAAGGAGCGATTGAAATCGAAGTGGAGTTCGGTCCGCATTGGCAACAATCCAAAGCCTGTGGGATCAACCTTCTGATTCCTGCGCTTAAAGATGTGCGCTTTTTTGTCTATCAAGCGGAGCGCTTTGCCAATCTTTTGCCGACCTTTGAAAATCCGCAGAAAGAGATGGTTATGGCCATTTCGGTGGAAGATGCCCCCGTGACTTACATGCTTCTGCCGCCTGAGGTGCAAAAGAGCTCTCATCTGGTGATGCGCGGTCGTTATGAAAATGGTGACATGCAAATGTCTCTCAATGGCGGTGATCTCTTGCATTTCACCAGTGTATTTGATTTGGCTCGTCCGCTGACGAACACTTCGTTTTCCATTGTCCTCCCCAGCGAGACGAGCCTGCATAGGGTGGAACTGAGGCGCCGAAACATGACCGTGCCGGCCTCACCATTTGCCAAAGCAGATGACTTGGTCAGCGCTGGCCATCCAGAGGAAGCCATTAAAATCTATGAGAAGTACCTCAATCGGGCCAGTGTACAGACCGAATGTCGGTTTAAGTATGCCGCCTGTCTCGACAGTTTAGGGCGTCCTGTCGATGCCATTCAAGTGTGGCAGCAAGTGGCGGAAGAGTCGCAAGAACCTTGGAAGAGTTTTGCCATGTATGAACTCTGGCGCTGCCAGCTCAGCCAAGGAGACATGGAAAGTGCAAACGCCTGGTTCGACTTACTGATGGCGACACGCCTGCCTCAAATCGTCGCTATGGGGATCCCCACCGCCGAGCGTTTGTTGTTGAATCAGCATTATCTCCCTTTCACTCGAAGCCTCAATTGTCTGCGCCTCTTGCCCAACCAGATTGAGGATATCGATCGAGCGGTGCGGGTGCAAAAGTTTCTCGGGGCCGATGATCGTGAAATTGCCGTGAGAGTTGCGATGGCGTTTCACTTTGCCGAGCGTGACAACCAAGCCCGCCAATATTTTTCACGTGCCATCTCAGCCATCAGACCTTCCACAGTACTGCCGCAGGCGGAGGCTGAGTTAACGTTATCATGCCTGGATCAGTGGGCCAGTGTAGGTGCTTCGGATGGGGATGAGATTTTCCAAGTCTCATTAAAAGCCTGGTTGGAAGCGGTCAGAGGTAGGCCGGTCCCCTATCGGGCGATTCCACAGCTTGAGGATTTGCGCCGGAGACTACGGCGAGGGGTGGTTTTAAAACCCCCGCACTTAGAACTGCTTAACGGCTTGATCTCAGCGCCGGATGTTCTTGCGAGGCATCGGATCGAAGCCTGTCTGATGGCTGGCGAGATCGAAAAAGACCCTGTGCGCCAGCAGGCTGTGTGGAAACAGGCCGCTGAACTCCTTCAATTGAAGGAGGTTGTGCAAGATTACTCCCAACAAAAATTGCATGTCGAATTCGTAGCCCGCAGTTTGGCAAGAGGCTGGACGCCCAATCAAACGATCGAGTGGATGGCCGCTGTTTTGGGTAAAACACGTCCTCTCGTGCAGAAAGAAAGATGGGCTGGACCTTTGATTGGGAGTTTGTCAGGAGAAGAATTCGCGCGTGCTTTCAATCGGGTGTTGCACACCGAACGAGGGCGCCAGTTTGCGCATGATTACATTCTCCGTTCCAGATTGGCTCGTGATCTTGCGAAGGAGGCTTTCCAGATGGTGCTAGTCGCCATCTTCAGCGAAGGGACGGGAGAACGGATCGAAGATCCGTTGGTGACGAAAAATGCAGAACTCTTGGTTCGGGCGTTTTGTAACCACCAGCTTTCGGAGGTGTCCCTCATGCAGTTTCATATTTTGTGGAGCGGCATCAAGACGCCTGCCACCTGGGATGTCTTGATTGAAAACCTGGATCCGGGTTTCAAGGAATCGTTGGCAGCTTTGCTGGCGAAGCGTTACCAAAAACTGGGCAAATCTGAGGAATCTGCCGAATTCACCCGATTGAGCGAAAAAGAAAAACCTGCGCCGAAGACGACGCAGGTTTCTCAATGA
- a CDS encoding PQQ-like beta-propeller repeat protein has translation MNRSTLALISGSLLTTAGLYAQTAPAEWGKFRGPNNDGTTAATKVANWKNAQIKTLWKTDTPSGFSSFAVAGAKAFTIVTGESEGNVGETLVALDVRTGKELWSKPLTVINKYDGGGDAGTPENKGGDGPRSTPVVNGDKVYAIDANLGVFCFDAATGKPIWNRDVMKENAGVQIKWQNAASPVIDGNILLMCGGGEGQALLGLNKETGDVVWKGENDKMTHATPILADIHGVHQAIFFTQVGLVAVTPENGKVLWRADYPFKVSTAASPVVWEDIVYCSAGYGVGAGAFKVSKKGNDFSAEQIWRRENECFNHWSTPFVKDGYLYGMFSFKEYGAGPLACVDIRTGKDMWKEPGFGPGQAILAGDKIIALSDKGEIVVVEANPEKYIELKRDDVLDGKVWSYPVLAYDRIFARSTKEGVCLEIH, from the coding sequence ATGAACCGCTCTACCCTTGCCCTGATCAGTGGCTCTCTGCTCACGACAGCCGGACTCTATGCCCAAACCGCCCCTGCCGAATGGGGCAAGTTTCGCGGCCCGAACAATGACGGCACCACCGCCGCCACCAAAGTGGCCAACTGGAAGAACGCCCAAATCAAGACCCTGTGGAAGACCGATACCCCTAGCGGATTCAGTTCTTTTGCGGTCGCTGGTGCCAAGGCCTTTACCATCGTCACTGGTGAGAGTGAAGGTAACGTCGGCGAAACCCTGGTGGCACTGGATGTGCGGACTGGCAAAGAGCTGTGGAGCAAGCCACTGACGGTGATCAATAAATATGATGGTGGTGGTGACGCGGGCACCCCTGAAAACAAAGGTGGCGATGGCCCTCGTTCCACTCCCGTGGTGAATGGCGACAAGGTTTATGCCATCGATGCCAACCTCGGAGTCTTCTGCTTTGACGCAGCGACGGGTAAGCCGATCTGGAACCGTGACGTGATGAAGGAGAACGCCGGTGTGCAGATCAAGTGGCAGAACGCCGCCTCACCTGTGATTGATGGCAACATCCTGCTCATGTGCGGGGGCGGTGAAGGCCAAGCCCTGCTCGGCCTGAATAAGGAGACCGGAGATGTCGTGTGGAAAGGTGAGAACGACAAGATGACCCATGCCACCCCGATCCTTGCGGACATCCATGGTGTGCATCAGGCCATCTTTTTCACCCAAGTGGGCCTCGTCGCCGTGACACCGGAAAATGGTAAGGTGCTCTGGCGTGCGGATTACCCCTTCAAAGTCTCCACGGCGGCCAGCCCTGTGGTGTGGGAAGATATCGTCTATTGCTCGGCCGGTTACGGCGTGGGAGCAGGTGCCTTCAAGGTCAGCAAAAAAGGCAACGACTTCTCGGCGGAACAGATCTGGCGTCGGGAAAACGAGTGCTTCAATCACTGGAGCACCCCCTTCGTGAAGGATGGTTATCTCTATGGCATGTTCAGCTTCAAGGAATACGGGGCTGGCCCTCTGGCCTGCGTGGACATCCGCACGGGAAAAGACATGTGGAAAGAGCCCGGCTTTGGCCCTGGCCAGGCCATCTTGGCAGGTGATAAAATCATCGCTCTCAGCGACAAAGGCGAGATCGTCGTGGTGGAAGCCAACCCCGAAAAATACATCGAGCTGAAGCGCGATGATGTCCTGGACGGCAAAGTGTGGAGCTACCCCGTTCTGGCCTACGATCGCATCTTTGCTCGCAGCACCAAAGAAGGCGTGTGCTTAGAGATTCATTGA
- a CDS encoding type II secretion system F family protein — protein MNAAEKTALYRELAKMIQAGFHLDRSLTLLLAQKTPPASRQFALGLQRGLAEGHSLTEALRLHNSSLITGLDLAMIQAGEHSGQLSTAFGHLAHYYEASSKATRQMRSAMVYPLILLHLAILLPEIPAAVSRGDAEGFLSRVGGAFLLLWIGLGCAGWIWKRVNLMAAHSQAMDAQLNRLPWLGAARRHWALARFCRVFHAGLLSSIRISTVCQMAGEASQSGLLKAGSEKAAQDVEAGEPLASALASSNGFDTLFVNAMATAEEVGRLDEEMARWAEWESENAEQALQRASLWIPKIGYAIIVVFVVYRIYAMVAGYYGEVRQLMENL, from the coding sequence ATGAATGCTGCGGAAAAAACTGCGCTCTACCGAGAGCTCGCCAAAATGATCCAGGCGGGCTTTCACCTGGATCGTTCTTTGACCCTGCTGCTTGCCCAAAAGACACCGCCTGCGAGCCGACAATTCGCCCTCGGTTTGCAGCGTGGTCTTGCTGAAGGTCATAGTCTCACGGAAGCCCTCCGCCTTCATAACAGCAGCCTCATTACCGGACTGGATTTGGCCATGATTCAGGCTGGCGAGCATAGTGGTCAACTCAGCACCGCCTTCGGTCACCTCGCTCATTATTACGAAGCCTCTAGCAAAGCAACTCGGCAGATGCGTAGCGCCATGGTTTATCCTCTGATTCTGCTGCATCTGGCCATCTTACTGCCTGAAATTCCCGCTGCGGTTTCTCGGGGTGATGCTGAAGGTTTTCTCTCCCGGGTAGGAGGTGCCTTCCTGTTGCTCTGGATCGGGTTAGGATGCGCCGGTTGGATATGGAAAAGGGTCAATCTCATGGCAGCCCACTCGCAAGCCATGGACGCTCAGCTCAATCGCCTGCCTTGGCTCGGGGCGGCTCGTCGGCATTGGGCTTTGGCACGTTTTTGCCGCGTCTTCCACGCTGGACTTTTATCGAGCATCCGCATCTCAACCGTCTGCCAGATGGCGGGGGAAGCTTCTCAATCGGGTTTGCTCAAAGCGGGCTCTGAAAAAGCGGCTCAAGATGTGGAGGCGGGAGAACCCTTAGCCTCCGCTTTGGCGAGTTCGAACGGCTTTGATACGCTCTTCGTCAACGCCATGGCCACGGCGGAGGAAGTCGGCAGACTGGATGAGGAAATGGCTCGGTGGGCCGAGTGGGAGAGTGAAAATGCCGAGCAGGCTCTTCAACGGGCCAGCCTCTGGATTCCCAAGATCGGATACGCAATCATTGTCGTCTTCGTCGTTTATCGGATCTACGCCATGGTTGCGGGTTACTATGGTGAGGTCCGGCAACTCATGGAGAATTTGTGA
- a CDS encoding glycosyltransferase family 4 protein, whose product MASQRVLILVENLPVPLDRRVWQEACALRDAGYTVTVICPQMRGYTQAEELLEGIQIYRHWISDEARGIRGFILEYATALWGEWTCALKAWKRQGFDIIHLCNPPDLLFLVAWPFKLLGGVKVIYDVHDLWPEMFEAKFGRRGWLYWAVRAAERCTLALANAVMATNQSVLAAVKKRGSKRDDEVYVVRTAPNQLDTAISADPALKNGRTFLVGYIGVMGNADGVHYLIEAAKYIVGTRQRTDVQFLLMGSGPEHDELVRLRDSLGLQDFISMPGRVSNEFLFTGLKTMDLGVACDPINDYNDHCTMNKTLEYMAFAKPQVLFGTREGRYSAGDAALYIEENSAIQLGDGILELLDDAPRRQRMGQIGHQRLTEELSWDRSVESLLKAYRYASDH is encoded by the coding sequence ATGGCCAGCCAGCGCGTCCTGATCCTTGTCGAAAATCTGCCCGTTCCTCTGGATCGTCGTGTGTGGCAAGAAGCCTGTGCTCTACGTGATGCGGGCTACACCGTCACTGTGATCTGCCCACAAATGCGCGGCTACACCCAGGCCGAAGAGCTCCTGGAAGGCATCCAGATTTATCGGCATTGGATCAGCGATGAGGCTCGGGGCATCCGTGGATTCATCTTGGAATATGCCACGGCGCTTTGGGGCGAGTGGACCTGCGCGCTTAAGGCTTGGAAACGACAGGGTTTTGACATCATCCATCTCTGCAATCCTCCCGATTTACTCTTCCTCGTCGCGTGGCCGTTCAAGCTACTCGGAGGCGTGAAGGTAATCTATGATGTTCACGATCTTTGGCCTGAAATGTTCGAAGCCAAGTTTGGTCGGCGGGGATGGCTGTATTGGGCTGTAAGAGCGGCGGAACGCTGCACCTTGGCCCTCGCCAACGCCGTGATGGCCACCAATCAAAGTGTACTCGCCGCCGTGAAAAAACGCGGGAGTAAGCGTGACGATGAAGTTTATGTGGTGCGCACGGCGCCTAACCAATTGGATACTGCCATCTCCGCTGATCCCGCCCTTAAAAACGGCCGGACTTTTCTCGTCGGGTACATCGGCGTCATGGGAAATGCGGATGGCGTGCATTACCTCATCGAAGCCGCGAAATACATCGTGGGAACTCGCCAACGCACGGATGTGCAGTTCCTCCTCATGGGGAGTGGTCCCGAGCATGATGAGTTGGTGAGACTGCGAGATTCACTCGGCCTCCAGGACTTCATCTCCATGCCAGGAAGAGTCAGCAACGAATTCTTGTTTACGGGATTGAAGACCATGGACCTGGGGGTGGCCTGTGATCCCATCAACGACTACAACGACCACTGCACGATGAACAAGACGCTGGAGTACATGGCCTTTGCCAAACCCCAAGTCCTATTTGGCACTCGTGAAGGACGCTACTCCGCAGGTGACGCCGCCTTGTACATCGAAGAGAACTCAGCCATTCAGTTAGGCGATGGCATCTTGGAGCTACTGGACGACGCCCCACGCCGCCAACGCATGGGCCAAATCGGTCATCAACGACTCACGGAAGAACTGAGCTGGGATCGCAGTGTCGAATCTCTCCTGAAGGCCTACCGGTATGCGTCCGATCATTGA